In Gemmatimonadaceae bacterium, the sequence GCCATCGCGGGCGTAGGGATCATAGGCCAGCACGTCCATCTCGAACCCCACGGCGCGCCGTGCCACCGCGGCGCCGATGCGGCCGAACCCGATGACGCCCAGCACCTTGCGGTGCCCGCTGCCGCCCGGACTGACGTCGGCGCCGAGCATCAGGTTCGGGCCCCACAGCTTGTAGCGCCCGGCCGTCATGTAGGCGTTGGCTTCGGGAATGCGCCGCGCTGCAGCGAGGATGAGCGCCCACGTGAGATCGGCCGTGGTGTCGGTGAGGACGCCCGGTGTGTTGCTCACCGGGATGCCCAGCTCGGTGGCGGCAGCGAGATCGACGTTGTCGAACCCGACCGCGTAGTTGGCCACGCCGAGCAGGGCCGGGTTGGCGGAGAGCAGCGGGCGGTCCACCGTCTCGGTGAGCAGCGACAGCAGTACGTGACACCAGCGCGCGCCGTCTTCGAGCACGCGGCGGGCCACTGGGGCTTCGTCGTTCTTCTGCCCCACTCGTACCTCCGCCTTTCCCTCGACCAGCGCATCGAAGCCGGCCTGGGGAATTCGGCGGGTGACGAACACACGGCTCATCGCATCGACTCGGGCTCTGTCATGAAGCGCGCGAACCCGTCGCGGTCGCCGGCAGCGGCGGCCAGGCGGCGAACGCCCTCCCGCAGAGTGTCGAGCGAGGTCGCGATGGACAATCGCACATAGTGCTCGCCCTCAGCTCCCCTCGTACCGAACGACTCCCGGTGCAGCACTGCCACGCCATGCCGGTACAGCGCGAACAGCTGGAACAGTCGCGAGGGCGAAGTGCCCCGCTGAGCGGCCGGGTCGAGCGCGGCGTACGCATCCAGCACACCGAGTCGCTCGCACACGCCGCCGATGTTGGGAAAGACGTAGAACGCCCCCTGCGGCGTTCCGCAGCGCACCCCCGGAATGGCGTTGAGCGCCGGGATCACCCAGTTGCGGCGGGTCTGGAACTCGGCCACCATGCGCGCGATTGCTTCATAGGATTCGGGACTCTCGAGCGCCACCCGTCCCGCCTCCTGGGTAAACGGCGCGACGCACGACGTCGTCTGGATCACCTGCCGCTTGAACACCTGTGCCTCTTCGGCCGAAGGGAGCACGGCGTAACCGAGCCGCCACCCGGTCATCGCAAATCCCTTGGAATGGCCGCTCGCGACGATGGTTCGTTCCGCCATGCCGGGTTGCGTGGCGATGCTGGCGTGTTCCACGCCGTCGAACAGGATGTGTTCGTAGATCTCGTCGCTGTAGAGGCGCACGTGGGGACCGCACTGCTCGCGGATCACCGCCGCCACTTCGGCCAGGAGCGTGGCCGGCAGCACGCCCCCCGTGGGGTTGGACGGCGAACAGAACACGATGAGCTTCGTCTTCGGCGTGATCAGCGCCGCGAGGTCGTCGGCCGTGAAGGTGAATGCGTGGTCCTCGCGCAGCCGTAGCGGGATGGGCACGCCGCGTACGAACGTGGTCCACGACTCGTAGATCGCGAATCCGGGGCTCGGGTAGATG encodes:
- a CDS encoding pyridoxal phosphate-dependent aminotransferase produces the protein MPLFARRLDDLGVEGSFTFGEDVARAVARGRDVVRLTIGEPDFDSAPHINEAGIAEIRRGNTHYSDPQGVPSLRKAIADYVARTRGIAVDPGRVVVLPGAKPSISLTLQTYVDPGDEVIYPSPGFAIYESWTTFVRGVPIPLRLREDHAFTFTADDLAALITPKTKLIVFCSPSNPTGGVLPATLLAEVAAVIREQCGPHVRLYSDEIYEHILFDGVEHASIATQPGMAERTIVASGHSKGFAMTGWRLGYAVLPSAEEAQVFKRQVIQTTSCVAPFTQEAGRVALESPESYEAIARMVAEFQTRRNWVIPALNAIPGVRCGTPQGAFYVFPNIGGVCERLGVLDAYAALDPAAQRGTSPSRLFQLFALYRHGVAVLHRESFGTRGAEGEHYVRLSIATSLDTLREGVRRLAAAAGDRDGFARFMTEPESMR
- a CDS encoding D-glycerate dehydrogenase, producing MSRVFVTRRIPQAGFDALVEGKAEVRVGQKNDEAPVARRVLEDGARWCHVLLSLLTETVDRPLLSANPALLGVANYAVGFDNVDLAAATELGIPVSNTPGVLTDTTADLTWALILAAARRIPEANAYMTAGRYKLWGPNLMLGADVSPGGSGHRKVLGVIGFGRIGAAVARRAVGFEMDVLAYDPYARDGIDAHPAARWADLPDLLRRSDFVTLHPRLTAETHHLIDARALALMKRTAFLVNVSRGPVVDEHALVRALQDGTIAGAALDVFEHEPAMEPGLAECGNVVLVPHIASASTDTRDRMAIMAAANALAHLAGECAPNIVNPEVYESPAYRERLARRP